The following are encoded together in the Streptomyces sp. NBC_00358 genome:
- the hpnD gene encoding presqualene diphosphate synthase HpnD: protein MIRTVESEQHVSAPVLAAYSYCEAVTGQQARNFAYGIRLLPTPKRRAMSALYAFSRRVDDIGDGTLAPDVKAVRLEETRALLARVRAGAVAEDDTDPVAVALSHTAAYFPVPLGGLDELIDGVLMDVHGETYETWDDLKVYCRCVAGAIGRLSLGVFGTEPGARGVERAPEYADTLGLALQLTNILRDVREDAAGGRTYLPADDLAKFGCSAGFGGPTPPPGSDFAGLVHFEVRRARALFAEGYRLLPMLDRRSGACVAAMAGIYRRLLDRIEREPEAVLRGRVSLPGHEKAYVAVRGLSGLDARHVSRRTVRRRA from the coding sequence GTGATCCGGACCGTGGAGTCGGAACAGCACGTGTCCGCACCGGTACTCGCCGCGTACAGCTATTGCGAGGCGGTGACCGGTCAGCAGGCGCGCAATTTCGCGTACGGCATCAGGCTTCTGCCGACGCCCAAGAGGCGTGCGATGTCGGCGCTCTACGCGTTCTCGCGGCGCGTCGACGACATCGGCGACGGCACGCTGGCACCGGACGTGAAGGCGGTGCGCCTGGAGGAGACCCGGGCGCTGCTCGCCCGCGTCCGCGCGGGCGCCGTCGCCGAGGACGACACCGACCCGGTCGCGGTCGCCCTCAGCCACACCGCCGCGTACTTCCCGGTACCCCTCGGGGGCCTGGACGAGCTCATCGACGGCGTGCTGATGGACGTACACGGTGAGACGTACGAGACCTGGGACGACCTGAAGGTCTACTGCCGGTGCGTGGCCGGGGCGATCGGGCGGCTCTCGCTCGGGGTCTTCGGCACCGAACCGGGGGCGCGTGGCGTCGAGCGCGCGCCGGAGTACGCGGACACGCTCGGGCTCGCACTCCAGCTCACCAACATCCTGCGGGACGTCCGCGAGGACGCCGCGGGCGGGCGCACCTATCTGCCGGCCGACGACCTGGCCAAGTTCGGCTGTTCGGCCGGGTTCGGCGGCCCGACTCCGCCGCCGGGCTCCGACTTCGCGGGGCTCGTGCACTTCGAGGTGCGCCGGGCGCGTGCCCTCTTCGCCGAGGGCTACCGGCTCCTGCCCATGCTGGACCGGCGCAGCGGCGCCTGTGTCGCGGCCATGGCTGGCATCTACCGGCGCCTGCTCGACCGCATCGAGCGTGAGCCGGAGGCCGTGCTGCGCGGCCGGGTCTCGCTGCCGGGGCACGAGAAGGCGTACGTCGCCGTGCGCGGCCTGTCCGGCCTCGACGCCCGGCACGTCTCGCGCCGTACCGTCCGGAGGCGCGCCTGA
- the hpnC gene encoding squalene synthase HpnC, protein MTEAGTARTGDPERGTLDKAADENFPVAPFFLPRAWRDDLMAVYGFARLVDDIGDGDLAPGGADARLLGVSPAEADDRMLLLDAFEADLHRVFDSTPRHPLLRRLQPTVRRAGLAPEPFLGLIAANRQDQLVTRYETYDDLLAYCELSANPVGRLVLSVTGTSTPDRVRHSDAVCTALQIVEHLQDVAEDLGRDRVYLPAEDMKRFHVVEADLAVPTAGASVRALVAYEAERARNLLNEGTPLVGSVHGRLKLLLAGFVAGGRAAIRAISAAEYDVLPGPPKPGKLQLLREVGVTLRGEG, encoded by the coding sequence GTGACCGAAGCCGGGACGGCCCGCACCGGCGATCCGGAGCGCGGCACCCTCGACAAAGCCGCGGACGAGAACTTTCCGGTGGCCCCGTTCTTCCTGCCCAGGGCCTGGCGCGACGACCTGATGGCGGTGTACGGCTTCGCCCGCCTCGTCGACGACATCGGTGACGGCGACCTCGCCCCCGGCGGAGCCGACGCCCGGCTCCTCGGCGTGTCGCCCGCCGAGGCCGACGACCGCATGCTTCTCCTCGACGCCTTCGAGGCCGATCTTCACCGGGTGTTCGACTCGACGCCGCGCCACCCCCTGCTGCGCCGGCTCCAGCCGACGGTCCGCCGCGCGGGCCTCGCTCCCGAGCCCTTCCTCGGCCTGATCGCGGCCAATCGCCAGGACCAGCTCGTCACCCGGTACGAGACCTACGACGATCTGCTCGCCTACTGCGAACTGTCCGCGAACCCCGTCGGCCGCCTGGTCCTCTCCGTCACCGGAACGTCCACGCCCGACCGGGTCCGCCACTCCGACGCGGTGTGCACGGCCCTGCAGATCGTCGAACACCTCCAGGACGTCGCCGAGGACCTCGGCCGCGACCGTGTCTACCTGCCCGCCGAGGACATGAAGCGCTTTCATGTCGTCGAAGCGGATCTTGCCGTTCCCACAGCAGGCGCATCGGTGCGAGCACTGGTTGCATACGAAGCAGAACGCGCAAGGAACCTCCTGAATGAAGGCACCCCCCTCGTGGGTAGCGTCCACGGCAGGCTGAAGCTGCTGCTCGCGGGGTTCGTTGCGGGGGGAAGGGCGGCGATCCGAGCGATCTCCGCCGCCGAATACGACGTACTTCCCGGCCCGCCCAAGCCCGGCAAGCTCCAGTTGCTGCGCGAGGTGGGAGTGACTCTGCGAGGAGAGGGGTGA
- the hpnE gene encoding hydroxysqualene dehydroxylase HpnE, whose product MSEAESTDDSGRATAVVIGGGLAGITAALALADAGLRVTLLEGRPRLGGLAFSFRRGELTVDNGQHVFLRCCTAYRWFLDRVDGTSLAPVQDRLDVPVLDLDAPPGRRLGRIGRSALPVPLHLARSLATYQHLSLAERARVGRAALALKGLDLTDPALDAQNFGDWLAGHGQSERAVEALWDLVGVATLNAVAADSSLGLAAMVFKTGLLSDPGAADIGWARVPLGELHDTLARKALDSAGVRTEIRTRVTSVSPYGNGRWSVQVPGERIEADTVVLAVPQREAHELLPEGALDAPERLLEIGTAPILNIHVVYDREVLTAPFFAALGSPVQWVFDRTEASGLREGQYLALSQSAAQDEIDEPVAVLRERYLPELERLLPGARGAGVKDFFVTRERTATFAPAPGVGRLRPGARTKAPGLYVAGAWTATGWPATMESAVRSGVGAADAALDALGRPRDHLLGLFEEAA is encoded by the coding sequence ATGAGCGAGGCCGAGTCCACGGACGACTCCGGCCGGGCCACCGCCGTGGTGATCGGCGGCGGGCTCGCCGGGATCACCGCCGCGCTCGCGCTGGCCGACGCCGGGCTGCGGGTGACGCTGCTCGAAGGCCGGCCCCGGCTCGGCGGACTCGCGTTCTCCTTCCGGCGCGGCGAGCTCACCGTGGACAACGGACAGCATGTCTTCCTGCGCTGCTGCACCGCCTACCGCTGGTTCCTCGACCGCGTCGACGGAACGTCGCTCGCACCCGTGCAGGATCGTCTCGACGTGCCCGTTCTCGACCTGGACGCACCTCCGGGGAGACGGCTCGGCAGAATCGGCCGCAGCGCTCTGCCCGTACCGCTGCATCTGGCGCGCAGCCTCGCGACGTATCAGCATCTGTCGCTCGCCGAGCGTGCCAGGGTCGGCCGTGCCGCGCTCGCGCTCAAGGGCCTGGATCTCACCGATCCGGCACTCGACGCGCAGAACTTCGGCGACTGGCTCGCCGGGCACGGTCAGTCGGAACGCGCCGTCGAAGCACTGTGGGACCTCGTGGGGGTCGCCACCCTCAACGCGGTGGCCGCGGACTCCTCGCTCGGGCTCGCCGCGATGGTGTTCAAGACCGGTCTGCTGTCCGACCCGGGCGCGGCCGACATCGGCTGGGCGCGCGTCCCGCTGGGCGAACTGCACGACACCCTCGCCCGCAAGGCGCTCGACTCCGCGGGCGTGCGTACCGAGATCCGTACACGAGTCACCTCCGTCTCCCCCTACGGAAACGGGCGTTGGAGCGTTCAGGTTCCCGGCGAGCGTATCGAGGCCGACACCGTCGTGCTCGCCGTACCGCAGCGCGAGGCCCACGAGCTGCTGCCGGAGGGGGCGCTCGACGCCCCCGAGCGGCTCCTGGAGATCGGCACCGCGCCGATCCTCAACATCCACGTCGTCTACGACCGCGAGGTCCTGACCGCGCCCTTCTTCGCGGCGCTCGGCTCCCCGGTGCAGTGGGTCTTCGACCGCACCGAGGCCTCCGGGCTCCGGGAGGGGCAGTACCTGGCGCTGTCGCAGTCCGCGGCGCAGGACGAGATCGACGAGCCCGTCGCCGTGCTGCGCGAGCGGTACCTGCCGGAACTGGAACGGCTGCTGCCCGGTGCGCGCGGCGCCGGAGTGAAGGACTTCTTCGTGACCCGGGAGCGCACCGCGACGTTCGCCCCCGCCCCGGGCGTCGGGCGGCTGCGGCCCGGTGCCCGTACCAAGGCCCCCGGCCTGTACGTGGCCGGAGCGTGGACCGCCACAGGGTGGCCCGCGACCATGGAGAGTGCGGTTCGCAGTGGAGTCGGTGCGGCGGACGCCGCGCTGGACGCCCTGGGCCGGCCCCGCGATCACCTGCTCGGACTCTTCGAGGAGGCGGCATGA
- a CDS encoding ABC transporter ATP-binding protein, with protein MAELEKRSHIPTVIADELHIVYRVNGAKTGKGSATSALSRILKRGEERGVRKVHAVKGVSFTAYRGEAIGLIGSNGSGKSTLLRAIAGLLPAEKGKVFTDGQPSLLGVNAALMNDLTGERNVILGGLAMGMSREQVRERYQEIVDFSGINEKGDFITLPMRTYSSGMAARLRFSIAAAKDHDVLMIDEALATGDRSFQKRSEARIRELRKSAGTVFLVSHNNKSIRDTCDRVLWLERGELRMDGPTEDVLKEYEKFTGK; from the coding sequence GTGGCTGAGCTCGAGAAGAGGTCGCACATCCCGACCGTCATCGCGGACGAACTGCACATCGTCTACCGCGTGAACGGCGCCAAGACCGGCAAGGGCAGCGCCACGTCGGCTCTCAGCCGCATCCTCAAGCGCGGCGAGGAGCGCGGGGTGCGCAAGGTGCACGCCGTCAAGGGCGTCTCCTTCACCGCGTACCGCGGCGAGGCCATCGGTCTGATCGGATCGAACGGCTCCGGCAAGTCCACCCTCCTGCGGGCCATCGCCGGTCTGCTGCCCGCCGAGAAGGGCAAGGTCTTCACCGACGGCCAGCCCTCGCTGCTCGGCGTGAACGCGGCCCTGATGAACGACCTCACCGGCGAGCGGAACGTCATCCTGGGCGGTCTGGCCATGGGCATGTCCCGTGAGCAGGTCAGGGAGCGCTACCAGGAGATCGTCGACTTCTCGGGCATCAACGAGAAGGGCGACTTCATCACCCTGCCGATGCGGACCTACTCCTCCGGCATGGCGGCCCGGCTGCGCTTCTCCATCGCGGCGGCCAAGGACCACGACGTCCTGATGATCGACGAGGCCCTGGCGACCGGTGACCGCTCCTTCCAGAAGCGCTCCGAGGCCCGCATCCGCGAGCTGCGCAAGAGCGCGGGCACGGTGTTTCTGGTCAGTCACAACAACAAGTCGATCCGCGACACCTGCGACCGCGTGCTGTGGCTGGAGCGCGGGGAACTGCGCATGGACGGCCCGACCGAGGACGTCCTCAAGGAGTACGAGAAGTTCACGGGCAAGTAG
- a CDS encoding DUF6380 family protein has product MDKMVQGDSSGEKRHATLRGRAASLTATACRAPFNHHGAAVGEGA; this is encoded by the coding sequence ATGGACAAAATGGTCCAAGGTGATTCCAGCGGCGAAAAGCGGCACGCAACCCTCCGGGGCCGTGCGGCGTCCCTGACTGCGACGGCCTGCCGTGCACCGTTCAACCATCATGGCGCGGCCGTAGGGGAGGGTGCGTGA